One genomic window of Centropristis striata isolate RG_2023a ecotype Rhode Island chromosome 20, C.striata_1.0, whole genome shotgun sequence includes the following:
- the msh6 gene encoding DNA mismatch repair protein Msh6 isoform X2: MAKQSSLFNFFTKSPPPVSKPKPSPSPAEADLPSSVEKSNSSPKEQAKQTPQQQPAKTNKNKQKSNDKSKKVGFSKLFGDKAPAAQQSNTCSFSAGALVWAKLEGHPWWPCMVVPQPLTGQQMRGRGRDQRIHVHFFDEPATRGWVSTKYIRDYQGSDSSDAKIGGVYFSGKPVIRRAMELADGVMFDSREERLKMPLCMDPSDEEEEEDEEMELDQSTLTDEDVSDEEEPKNEKVKSPKVRRRSSRASTENGNKSKRRRIIVASDSDGSDEEFKPEQAASSSEEEDEEEEEATVSSEEEEEESTQESEADSPIKPVKRKRPAEKPAPTKAKLPATPSAAPKRAPAALAADTKSRLSAFSAPDNFESQANGSGSGGGATTWDHDKLEWLHEGRRKDRKRRRQSEEDYDPTTLYVPEDFINRVTPGMRRWWQLKSEMFDTVIFYKVGKFYELYHMDAVVGVNELGLTFMKGTWAHSGFPEIGFGRFSDGLVQKGYKVARVEQTETPEMMEARCKTMFKPTKFDRVVKREVCRIITRGTQTYSVLDGAPSESQSKFLLSLKEKAEEESSGRCRTYGVCFVDTSVGYFHVGQFPDDRHCSRLRTLIAHFAPAEVLFEKGNPSVETRKILKASLSSALQEGLNAGTQFWDAQKTLKTFSEEDYFRETAGKDQGTGNNFLPAVLKNMTSESDSLCLTPKDGYELALSALGGCIFYLKKCLVDQELLSLANFDEYVPVDVELEKAAGPASFFAKTRQRMVLDGVTLANLEIFQNGSGGTEGTLLERLDTCCTPFGKRLLKQWLCAPLCNPTSIKDRLDAVEDLMGAPAQAAEVSDLLKKLPDLERLLSKIHSIGTPLKSQDHPDSRAVLYEEVTYSKRKIVDFLSALEGFKTMQEIITVLAPVSGEFQSTLLHQVVSLKGEKDGLFPDLSAELRRWETAFDHQKARTTGVITPKAGFDPEFDQALTSIKSCERELQDYLDRQKKRLGCKNMSYWGTGRNRFQMEVPDSVSERNIPEEYEVKSTKKGWKRYVTKESERLFSELQGFEEKRDAALKDCMRRLFYNFDKNYRDWKTGVECMAVIDVLLAFSRYSQGGDGAMTRPQVVLPEGDDQVGPFLDLTGSRHPCVTKTFFGDDFIPNDIYIGCSGSSETDENKEDASCVLVTGPNMGGKSTLMRQCGLVIILAQLGCYVPAESLRFTPVDRVFTRLGASDRIMAGESTFFVELSETASILHHATKHSLVLLDELGRGTATYDGTAIASAVVKELAEKICCRTLFSTHYHSLVEDYANNPAVRLGHMACMVENECEDPSQETITFLYKFITGACPKSYGFNAARLASLPEVVIQSGHRKAREFEKSTISLRLFKKLCQFAEDATLGNTHFASLVQMLNTL; encoded by the exons ATGGCGAAGCAAAGCTCCCTTTTCAATTTTTTCACCAAGTCTCCGCCGCCGGTCTCCAAGCCGAAGCCCAGTCCGTCTCCGGCCGAGGCAGACCTACCGTCCTCCGTGGAGAAGTCCAACTCCTCTCCGAAGGAGCAAGCTAAACAGACACCGCAGCAACAACCAGCCAAGaccaacaaaaataaacagaaaagtaACGACAAGTCTAAGAAAGTTGGGTTCAGCAAACTGTTTGGCGACAAGGCCCCGGCAGCCCAACAAAG CAACACATGCTCATTCAGTGCTGGTGCCCTTGTGTGGGCAAAGCTGGAGGGACACCCCTGGTGGCCGTGCATGGTGGTACCACAGCCTCTGACTGGGCAGCAGATGAGGGGCCGCGGTCGGGACCAGCGCATACATGTCCATTTCTTTGATGAACCTGCTACTAGAGGATGGGTCAGCACCAAATATATCAGAGATTACCAAG GCTCAGACAGCAGTGATGCTAAAATAGGAGGCGTGTACTTCAGCGGGAAACCTGTAATCCGTCGTGCAATGGAGCTTGCTGATGGCGTTATGTTTGACAGCCGTGAAGAAAGATTGAAGATGCCTCTCTGTATGGATCCAtctgatgaggaagaggaggaggatgaagaaatggag cttGATCAGTCAACATTGACAGATGAAGACGTTAGTGATGAAGAAGAACCGAAAAATGAGAAAGTCAAATCACCCAAGGTCAGGCGGCGGTCATCCCGTGCGTCAACAGAAAACGGAAATAAGTCCAAGCGCCGCCGCATAATTGTGGCATCGGACAGTGACGGATCAGATGAGGAATTCAAACCAGAACAGGCTGCGTCcagcagtgaggaggaggacgaggaggaggaagaagcaaCCGTGAGcagtgaagaggaggaagaggagagcacACAGGAGTCAGAAGCAGACAGCCCCATCAAGCCTGTAAAGCGCAAACGCCCTGCAGAAAAACCTGCTCCTACAAAAGCCAAGCTGCCTGCTACTCCGTCCGCTGCACCAAAGCGAGCTCCAGCAGCTCTTGCAGCTGACACAAAGTCTCGCCTGTCTGCCTTTTCTGCCCCTGATAACTTTGAGAGCCAGGCAAACGGATCAGGCAGCGGTGGAGGTGCCACAACTTGGGACCATGACAAGCTGGAGTGGTTGCATGAAGGCAGGAGGAAAGATCGCAAAAGGCGGCGACAATCAGAGGAAGACTACGATCCAACCACTCTATATGTGCCAGAAGACTTTATAAACCGAGTCACTCCTGGTATGCGTCGCTGGTGGCAGCTCAAATCTGAGATGTTTGATACGGTCATTTTCTACAAGGTGGGAAAGTTTTATGAGCTCTACCACATGGACGCTGTGGTTGGAGTCAACGAGCTGGGACTGACATTCATGAAGGGGACCTGGGCGCACTCAGGCTTCCCAGAGATCGGTTTTGGCCGTTTCTCAGATGGATTGGTCCAGAAAGGCTACAAGGTGGCTCGTGTGGAGCAGACCGAGACCCCGGAGATGATGGAAGCACGTTGTAAAACCATGTTTAAGCCCACAAAGTTTGACCGTGTGGTGAAAAGAGAGGTGTGTCGGATTATCACACGTGGTACCCAAACGTACAGTGTGTTGGATGGTGCTCCCTCCGAGAGTCAGAGCAAGTTCCTGCTGAGTTTAAAGGAAAAGGCTGAGGAGGAAAGCTCGGGCCGCTGCCGTACCTACGGAGTCTGCTTTGTAGACACCTCTGTGGGTTACTTTCATGTCGGACAGTTCCCCGATGATCGGCACTGCTCACGTCTGCGCACTCTGATTGCACACTTTGCACCCGCCGAAGTGCTCTTTGAAAAGGGGAATCCATCTGTTGAAACGCGCAAAATCCTCAAGGCCTCTTTGTCCTCAGCTCTGCAGGAAGGACTTAATGCAGGCACGCAGTTCTGGGATGCTCAGAAGACTCTGAAAACCTTTTCAGAAGAGGATTACTTCAGAGAGACTGCTGGCAAGGATCAGGGGACAGGGAACAACTTTCTACCTGCTGTTCTGAAAAACATGACCTCTGAGAGTGATTCACTGTGCCTTACGCCTAAAGATGGCTATGAGCTCGCACTGTCAGCGCTGGGTGGATGCATTTTCTACCTGAAGAAATGTCTTGTAGACCAAGAGCTGCTCTCTTTGGCCAACTTTGACGAATATGTCCCCGTTGATGTCGAGCTGGAGAAAGCTGCTGGACCCGCCAGTTTCTTTGCCAAGACTCGTCAGCGGATGGTGCTTGATGGAGTGACTTTGGCAAACTTGGAAATCTTTCAGAACGGGTCTGGAGGAACAGAAGGGACCCTGCTGGAGCGTCTGGACACCTGCTGCACCCCGTTTGGTAAAAGGCTGCTGAAGCAGTGGCTCTGTGCTCCTCTGTGCAACCCCACATCCATCAAGGACAGACTGGACGCAGTGGAAGACCTGATGGGAGCTCCGGCCCAGGCTGCTGAGGTTTCAGACCTGCTGAAAAAGCTCCCAGATTTGGAGCGTCTTCTGAGTAAAATCCACAGCATCGGGACTCCTCTGAAGAGCCAGGATCACCCCGACAGCAGAGCCGTTCTCTACGAGGAGGTCACCTACAGCAAGCGCAAGATAGTAGACTTCCTCTCAGCACTGGAAGGTTTCAAAACTATGCAGGAGATTATTACTGTCCTCGCTCCAGTTTCTGGTGAATTCCAATCCACATTGCTGCATCAAGTTGTCAGTCTGAAAGGTGAAAAGGATGGCCTCTTCCCCGACCTCTCTGCTGAACTCAGGCGCTGGGAGACAGCCTTCGACCACCAGAAAGCCCGCACTACTGGTGTCATAACCCCCAAAGCCGGCTTTGATCCGGAGTTTGACCAGGCTCTGACTTCAATCAAGAGCTGTGAACGAGAGCTGCAGGATTACCTGGACAGGCAGAAGAAGAGGCTTGGCTGTAAAAACATGTCCTATTGGGGAACTGGGCGAAACCGCTTCCAGATGGAGGTGCCTGACAGCGTGTCCGAGAGGAATATTCCAGAGGAGTACGAGGTCAAGTCTACAAAGAAAGGCTGGAAGAGATACGTGACAAAAGAAAGTGAACGGCTGTTCTCAGAGCTGCAAGGATTTGAGGAGAAGAGAGATGCTGCGCTGAAAGACTGCATGAGGAGGCTTTTCTACAACTTCGACAAGAACTACAGAGACTGGAAGACTGGGGTGGAGTGCATGGCAGTAATTg ATGTGCTGCTGGCCTTTTCACGCTACAGTCAGGGCGGAGATGGAGCAATGACCAGGCCACAGGTGGTGCTCCCTGAGGGTGATGACCAGGTAGGGCCCTTCCTTGACCTCACTGGATCCCGTCACCCCTGTGTCACCAAGACCTTTTTCGGCGATGACTTCATTCCAAACGACATCTACATTGGCTGCTCTGGTAGCAGTGAAACTGATGAGAACAAAGAGGACGCCTCTTGTGTCCTCGTCACAGGGCCAAACATGGGCGGAAAGTCTACTCTCATGAGACAG TGTGGACTTGTGATCATCCTCGCCCAGCTGGGTTGCTATGTTCCTGCTGAGAGCCTGCGCTTCACACCAGTTGATAGAGTCTTCACTCGACTGGGAGCCTCAGATCGCATCATGGCTG GCGAGAGTACTTTCTTTGTGGAGCTAAGTGAGACTGCCAGCATCCTGCACCACGCCACTAAACACTCGCTTGTGCTCCTGGATGAATTAG GAAGGGGCACAGCCACATATGATGGCACAGCGATTGCCAGTGCTGTTGTGAAGGAGCTTGCTGAGAAGATCTGCTGTCGAACTCTCTTCTCTACACATTACCACTCCTTGGTGGAGGACTACGCCAACAACCCTGCTGTGCGGTTGGGCCACATG GCATGCATGGTAGAGAACGAATGTGAGGATCCAAGTCAAGAGACCATCACATTCCTCTACAAGTTCATCACTGGCGCTTGTCCAAAGAGTTACGGCTTCAATGCTGCTCGACTCGCCAGCCTGCCAGAGGTAGTCATCCAATCAGGACACAGGAAGGCCAGGGAGTTTGAGAAGAGCACCATCAGCCTGAGACTCTTCAA GAAGCTGTGCCAGTTCGCTGAAGATGCTACACTGGGGAACACACACTTTGCTTCACTCGTTCAGATGCTCAACACATTGTAG
- the msh6 gene encoding DNA mismatch repair protein Msh6 isoform X1, with the protein MAKQSSLFNFFTKSPPPVSKPKPSPSPAEADLPSSVEKSNSSPKEQAKQTPQQQPAKTNKNKQKSNDKSKKVGFSKLFGDKAPAAQQSSNTCSFSAGALVWAKLEGHPWWPCMVVPQPLTGQQMRGRGRDQRIHVHFFDEPATRGWVSTKYIRDYQGSDSSDAKIGGVYFSGKPVIRRAMELADGVMFDSREERLKMPLCMDPSDEEEEEDEEMELDQSTLTDEDVSDEEEPKNEKVKSPKVRRRSSRASTENGNKSKRRRIIVASDSDGSDEEFKPEQAASSSEEEDEEEEEATVSSEEEEEESTQESEADSPIKPVKRKRPAEKPAPTKAKLPATPSAAPKRAPAALAADTKSRLSAFSAPDNFESQANGSGSGGGATTWDHDKLEWLHEGRRKDRKRRRQSEEDYDPTTLYVPEDFINRVTPGMRRWWQLKSEMFDTVIFYKVGKFYELYHMDAVVGVNELGLTFMKGTWAHSGFPEIGFGRFSDGLVQKGYKVARVEQTETPEMMEARCKTMFKPTKFDRVVKREVCRIITRGTQTYSVLDGAPSESQSKFLLSLKEKAEEESSGRCRTYGVCFVDTSVGYFHVGQFPDDRHCSRLRTLIAHFAPAEVLFEKGNPSVETRKILKASLSSALQEGLNAGTQFWDAQKTLKTFSEEDYFRETAGKDQGTGNNFLPAVLKNMTSESDSLCLTPKDGYELALSALGGCIFYLKKCLVDQELLSLANFDEYVPVDVELEKAAGPASFFAKTRQRMVLDGVTLANLEIFQNGSGGTEGTLLERLDTCCTPFGKRLLKQWLCAPLCNPTSIKDRLDAVEDLMGAPAQAAEVSDLLKKLPDLERLLSKIHSIGTPLKSQDHPDSRAVLYEEVTYSKRKIVDFLSALEGFKTMQEIITVLAPVSGEFQSTLLHQVVSLKGEKDGLFPDLSAELRRWETAFDHQKARTTGVITPKAGFDPEFDQALTSIKSCERELQDYLDRQKKRLGCKNMSYWGTGRNRFQMEVPDSVSERNIPEEYEVKSTKKGWKRYVTKESERLFSELQGFEEKRDAALKDCMRRLFYNFDKNYRDWKTGVECMAVIDVLLAFSRYSQGGDGAMTRPQVVLPEGDDQVGPFLDLTGSRHPCVTKTFFGDDFIPNDIYIGCSGSSETDENKEDASCVLVTGPNMGGKSTLMRQCGLVIILAQLGCYVPAESLRFTPVDRVFTRLGASDRIMAGESTFFVELSETASILHHATKHSLVLLDELGRGTATYDGTAIASAVVKELAEKICCRTLFSTHYHSLVEDYANNPAVRLGHMACMVENECEDPSQETITFLYKFITGACPKSYGFNAARLASLPEVVIQSGHRKAREFEKSTISLRLFKKLCQFAEDATLGNTHFASLVQMLNTL; encoded by the exons ATGGCGAAGCAAAGCTCCCTTTTCAATTTTTTCACCAAGTCTCCGCCGCCGGTCTCCAAGCCGAAGCCCAGTCCGTCTCCGGCCGAGGCAGACCTACCGTCCTCCGTGGAGAAGTCCAACTCCTCTCCGAAGGAGCAAGCTAAACAGACACCGCAGCAACAACCAGCCAAGaccaacaaaaataaacagaaaagtaACGACAAGTCTAAGAAAGTTGGGTTCAGCAAACTGTTTGGCGACAAGGCCCCGGCAGCCCAACAAAG CAGCAACACATGCTCATTCAGTGCTGGTGCCCTTGTGTGGGCAAAGCTGGAGGGACACCCCTGGTGGCCGTGCATGGTGGTACCACAGCCTCTGACTGGGCAGCAGATGAGGGGCCGCGGTCGGGACCAGCGCATACATGTCCATTTCTTTGATGAACCTGCTACTAGAGGATGGGTCAGCACCAAATATATCAGAGATTACCAAG GCTCAGACAGCAGTGATGCTAAAATAGGAGGCGTGTACTTCAGCGGGAAACCTGTAATCCGTCGTGCAATGGAGCTTGCTGATGGCGTTATGTTTGACAGCCGTGAAGAAAGATTGAAGATGCCTCTCTGTATGGATCCAtctgatgaggaagaggaggaggatgaagaaatggag cttGATCAGTCAACATTGACAGATGAAGACGTTAGTGATGAAGAAGAACCGAAAAATGAGAAAGTCAAATCACCCAAGGTCAGGCGGCGGTCATCCCGTGCGTCAACAGAAAACGGAAATAAGTCCAAGCGCCGCCGCATAATTGTGGCATCGGACAGTGACGGATCAGATGAGGAATTCAAACCAGAACAGGCTGCGTCcagcagtgaggaggaggacgaggaggaggaagaagcaaCCGTGAGcagtgaagaggaggaagaggagagcacACAGGAGTCAGAAGCAGACAGCCCCATCAAGCCTGTAAAGCGCAAACGCCCTGCAGAAAAACCTGCTCCTACAAAAGCCAAGCTGCCTGCTACTCCGTCCGCTGCACCAAAGCGAGCTCCAGCAGCTCTTGCAGCTGACACAAAGTCTCGCCTGTCTGCCTTTTCTGCCCCTGATAACTTTGAGAGCCAGGCAAACGGATCAGGCAGCGGTGGAGGTGCCACAACTTGGGACCATGACAAGCTGGAGTGGTTGCATGAAGGCAGGAGGAAAGATCGCAAAAGGCGGCGACAATCAGAGGAAGACTACGATCCAACCACTCTATATGTGCCAGAAGACTTTATAAACCGAGTCACTCCTGGTATGCGTCGCTGGTGGCAGCTCAAATCTGAGATGTTTGATACGGTCATTTTCTACAAGGTGGGAAAGTTTTATGAGCTCTACCACATGGACGCTGTGGTTGGAGTCAACGAGCTGGGACTGACATTCATGAAGGGGACCTGGGCGCACTCAGGCTTCCCAGAGATCGGTTTTGGCCGTTTCTCAGATGGATTGGTCCAGAAAGGCTACAAGGTGGCTCGTGTGGAGCAGACCGAGACCCCGGAGATGATGGAAGCACGTTGTAAAACCATGTTTAAGCCCACAAAGTTTGACCGTGTGGTGAAAAGAGAGGTGTGTCGGATTATCACACGTGGTACCCAAACGTACAGTGTGTTGGATGGTGCTCCCTCCGAGAGTCAGAGCAAGTTCCTGCTGAGTTTAAAGGAAAAGGCTGAGGAGGAAAGCTCGGGCCGCTGCCGTACCTACGGAGTCTGCTTTGTAGACACCTCTGTGGGTTACTTTCATGTCGGACAGTTCCCCGATGATCGGCACTGCTCACGTCTGCGCACTCTGATTGCACACTTTGCACCCGCCGAAGTGCTCTTTGAAAAGGGGAATCCATCTGTTGAAACGCGCAAAATCCTCAAGGCCTCTTTGTCCTCAGCTCTGCAGGAAGGACTTAATGCAGGCACGCAGTTCTGGGATGCTCAGAAGACTCTGAAAACCTTTTCAGAAGAGGATTACTTCAGAGAGACTGCTGGCAAGGATCAGGGGACAGGGAACAACTTTCTACCTGCTGTTCTGAAAAACATGACCTCTGAGAGTGATTCACTGTGCCTTACGCCTAAAGATGGCTATGAGCTCGCACTGTCAGCGCTGGGTGGATGCATTTTCTACCTGAAGAAATGTCTTGTAGACCAAGAGCTGCTCTCTTTGGCCAACTTTGACGAATATGTCCCCGTTGATGTCGAGCTGGAGAAAGCTGCTGGACCCGCCAGTTTCTTTGCCAAGACTCGTCAGCGGATGGTGCTTGATGGAGTGACTTTGGCAAACTTGGAAATCTTTCAGAACGGGTCTGGAGGAACAGAAGGGACCCTGCTGGAGCGTCTGGACACCTGCTGCACCCCGTTTGGTAAAAGGCTGCTGAAGCAGTGGCTCTGTGCTCCTCTGTGCAACCCCACATCCATCAAGGACAGACTGGACGCAGTGGAAGACCTGATGGGAGCTCCGGCCCAGGCTGCTGAGGTTTCAGACCTGCTGAAAAAGCTCCCAGATTTGGAGCGTCTTCTGAGTAAAATCCACAGCATCGGGACTCCTCTGAAGAGCCAGGATCACCCCGACAGCAGAGCCGTTCTCTACGAGGAGGTCACCTACAGCAAGCGCAAGATAGTAGACTTCCTCTCAGCACTGGAAGGTTTCAAAACTATGCAGGAGATTATTACTGTCCTCGCTCCAGTTTCTGGTGAATTCCAATCCACATTGCTGCATCAAGTTGTCAGTCTGAAAGGTGAAAAGGATGGCCTCTTCCCCGACCTCTCTGCTGAACTCAGGCGCTGGGAGACAGCCTTCGACCACCAGAAAGCCCGCACTACTGGTGTCATAACCCCCAAAGCCGGCTTTGATCCGGAGTTTGACCAGGCTCTGACTTCAATCAAGAGCTGTGAACGAGAGCTGCAGGATTACCTGGACAGGCAGAAGAAGAGGCTTGGCTGTAAAAACATGTCCTATTGGGGAACTGGGCGAAACCGCTTCCAGATGGAGGTGCCTGACAGCGTGTCCGAGAGGAATATTCCAGAGGAGTACGAGGTCAAGTCTACAAAGAAAGGCTGGAAGAGATACGTGACAAAAGAAAGTGAACGGCTGTTCTCAGAGCTGCAAGGATTTGAGGAGAAGAGAGATGCTGCGCTGAAAGACTGCATGAGGAGGCTTTTCTACAACTTCGACAAGAACTACAGAGACTGGAAGACTGGGGTGGAGTGCATGGCAGTAATTg ATGTGCTGCTGGCCTTTTCACGCTACAGTCAGGGCGGAGATGGAGCAATGACCAGGCCACAGGTGGTGCTCCCTGAGGGTGATGACCAGGTAGGGCCCTTCCTTGACCTCACTGGATCCCGTCACCCCTGTGTCACCAAGACCTTTTTCGGCGATGACTTCATTCCAAACGACATCTACATTGGCTGCTCTGGTAGCAGTGAAACTGATGAGAACAAAGAGGACGCCTCTTGTGTCCTCGTCACAGGGCCAAACATGGGCGGAAAGTCTACTCTCATGAGACAG TGTGGACTTGTGATCATCCTCGCCCAGCTGGGTTGCTATGTTCCTGCTGAGAGCCTGCGCTTCACACCAGTTGATAGAGTCTTCACTCGACTGGGAGCCTCAGATCGCATCATGGCTG GCGAGAGTACTTTCTTTGTGGAGCTAAGTGAGACTGCCAGCATCCTGCACCACGCCACTAAACACTCGCTTGTGCTCCTGGATGAATTAG GAAGGGGCACAGCCACATATGATGGCACAGCGATTGCCAGTGCTGTTGTGAAGGAGCTTGCTGAGAAGATCTGCTGTCGAACTCTCTTCTCTACACATTACCACTCCTTGGTGGAGGACTACGCCAACAACCCTGCTGTGCGGTTGGGCCACATG GCATGCATGGTAGAGAACGAATGTGAGGATCCAAGTCAAGAGACCATCACATTCCTCTACAAGTTCATCACTGGCGCTTGTCCAAAGAGTTACGGCTTCAATGCTGCTCGACTCGCCAGCCTGCCAGAGGTAGTCATCCAATCAGGACACAGGAAGGCCAGGGAGTTTGAGAAGAGCACCATCAGCCTGAGACTCTTCAA GAAGCTGTGCCAGTTCGCTGAAGATGCTACACTGGGGAACACACACTTTGCTTCACTCGTTCAGATGCTCAACACATTGTAG